A genome region from Cucumis sativus cultivar 9930 chromosome 4, Cucumber_9930_V3, whole genome shotgun sequence includes the following:
- the LOC101212426 gene encoding receptor protein kinase-like protein ZAR1, translated as MPLFPSFFFLTTFSFFLSFTSSLNSDGLSLLALKAAIESDPSHVLESWSEFDSTPCHWPGIVCTRDRVTQLSLPNKGLTGYIPSELGLLDSLRRLSLAFNNFSKPIPSHLYNATNLVVLDLSHNALSGSLSDQIGDLRKLRHLDLSSNALNGSLPNRLTDLTELVGTLNLSYNRFSGEVPPSFGNLPLIVNLDVRHNNLTGKIPQVGSLLNQGPTAFSGNPSLCGFPLQTPCPEAQNPNIFPENPQNPKSVNGNFQGYGSGRESGGGGVAGSATVAVVSSIIALVGVVSVTVWWFRRKTAVGRPEEGKTGKGSPEGESCGDLEGQDGKFVVMDEGMNLELEDLLRASAYVVGKSRSGIVYKVVAGRGSTAGASIVAVRRLNDTDATLTFKDFENEIESIGRINHPNIVRLRAYYYASDEKLLVTDFIKNGSLHAALHGSPSSSLLPLPWAARLKIAQGAARGLAYIHEFGARKYVHGNIKSTKILLDDDFEPYISGFGLGRLGQGVPKFSATSSKKLSSSQNMISSIMGTSISTPSPMYLAPEVREFGGKYTQKCDVYSFGIVLLEVLSGRLPDAGSENDGKGLECFVRKAFQEERPLTEVIDQALVPEIYAKKQVVSMFHIALNCTELDPELRPRMRTISESLDRVKSQ; from the exons ATGCCCCTATTTCcctccttcttctttctcactaccttctccttcttcctttctttcactTCCTCTCTCAACTCCGATGGCCTCTCCCTTCTCGCCCTCAAAGCCGCCATTGAATCCGACCCATCTCACGTTCTCGAGTCCTGGTCCGAGTTTGATTCCACCCCATGTCACTGGCCCGGAATCGTCTGCACTCGCGATCGAGTCACTCAGCTCTCTCTCCCCAACAAAGGTCTCACTGGCTACATTCCTTCTGAACTCGGCCTCCTCGATTCCCTCCGTCGTCTCTCCCTCGCCTTCAACAATTTCTCTAAACCCATTCCTTCTCATCTCTACAACGCTACAAATCTCGTCGTTCTAGACCTTTCCCACAATGCTCTCTCTGGCTCGCTTTCCGATCAAATCGGCGATCTGAGGAAGCTTCGCCATCTCGATTTATCCTCAAATGCTCTCAATGGTTCTCTTCCTAATCGACTTACTGACCTAACCGAACTCGTCGGAACTCTCAATCTGTCCTACAATCGATTCTCCGGCGAGGTTCCCCCTTCCTTCGGAAACCTCCCGCTGATCGTGAATCTCGACGTCCGTCACAACAATCTCACCGGAAAAATCCCTCAGGTGGGTTCGCTGTTGAATCAAGGTCCGACGGCATTCTCCGGAAACCCGAGTCTGTGTGGGTTTCCGTTACAAACACCATGTCCAGAAGCTCAGAACCCGAACATCTTTCCAGAGAACCCGCAGAATCCCAAGTCGGTAAACGGCAACTTCCAGGGCTACGGCAGCGGGAGAGAGAGTGGTGGCGGTGGCGTGGCGGGGTCAGCGACTGTGGCCGTGGTATCTTCAATAATCGCATTGGTGGGGGTGGTATCGGTGACGGTGTGGTGGTTCCGGAGGAAGACGGCAGTGGGGAGGCCAGAGGAGGGGAAAACGGGAAAAGGGAGTCCGGAAGGGGAAAGTTGCGGTGATTTGGAAGGGCAAGATGGTAAGTTCGTGGTGATGGATGAAGGGATGAATTTGGAATTAGAGGATTTGTTAAGGGCATCGGCATACGTGGTGGGGAAGAGTAGGAGTGGGATTGTGTATAAGGTAGTGGCGGGTAGGGGATCCACTGCGGGCGCCAGTATTGTAGCTGTAAGGAGACTTAACGATACTGATGCCACGTTGACGTTTAAGGATTTTGAGAATGAGATCGAGTCCATTGGTAGGATCAACCATCCCAACATCGTACGGTTGAGAGCTTATTACTATGCAAGTGATGAGAAATTGCTGGTCactgattttattaaaaatggaagCTTGCACGCTGCCCTACACG GAAGTCCATCTAGTTCTTTGTTACCTCTGCCTTGGGCTGCAAGGTTAAAAATTGCTCAAGGAGCTGCAAGGGGTTTGGCATACATTCATGAATTTGGTGCTCGGAAATACGTACATGGAAACattaaatcaacaaaaattctTCTTGACGATGATTTTGAGCCTTACATTTCAGGTTTTGGACTTGGTCGTCTTGGCCAAGGAGTGCCTAAGTTCAGTGCAACTTCGTCTAAGAAGTTGAGCTCAAGCCAAAATATGATAAGCTCAATCATGGGAACAAGCATTTCAACTCCCTCTCCGATGTATTTGGCACCCGAGGTTCGGGAGTTTGGAGGGAAGTACACGCAGAAATGTGACGTGTACTCGTTTGGCATTGTgcttttagaagttttgagTGGTAGATTACCGGATGCAGGATCGGAAAATGATGGGAAGGGGTTGGAATGTTTCGTGAGAAAGGCGTTTCAAGAAGAACGCCCCTTGACTGAGGTTATAGACCAGGCGCTTGTGCCAGAGATTTATGCAAAGAAACAAGTGGTTTCGATGTTTCACATTGCACTGAATTGCACGGAGCTTGATCCCGAGCTACGTCCGAGAATGAGAACAATATCAGAGAGTCTCGATCGAGTTAAATCTCAATGA